In endosymbiont of unidentified scaly snail isolate Monju, the following are encoded in one genomic region:
- the rapA gene encoding RNA polymerase-associated protein RapA, giving the protein MLPGQRWMSEAEPDLGLGMVIEADARRVRVLFPATGEERVYARESAPLARVRLSEGETLVTGEGNRLGIVAVSERGGLLVYRCEDDAGQVLEVPEQQIDARMRLNRPQDRLLSGRLDADTWFDLRRRTWERMEAAWRSPVFGLVGPRVVPIPHQLYIAHEVAGRPAPRVLLADEVGLGKTIEAGLILHRLLLGGRAQRVLVVVPEALLHQWLVEMLRRFNLRFALFDGERFAAGDSANPFLDEQRVLCSLEFLVSAPEVARAALAGEWDLLVVDEAHHLHWSPEESSLEYELVEALAGHTPGVLLLTATPEQLGRAGHFARLLDGEALDAADRALLAETLGEVDDLAPEVLVRRLLDRHGTGRVLFRNTRQAIRGFPGRQPRGYPLPLPADYRKVAHEPAPEVHFPRKWPRIDPRVDWLVALLRELRPEKVLVICAQAATVVRLRDWLFETEGLHVAVFHEGMEIVERDRAAAWFADPEEGCQALICSEIGSEGRNFQFAHHLVLFDLPLEAELLEQRIGRLDRIGQAETIRIHVPYMEGSAGEVLYRWYHLGLGALEATCPAAGAVQEALAAPLREALCEPSRTDALVREAQVLVERLSRELEAGRDRLLELHSHRPEVSAALVEAVRAQDGDPDLPAWLHDFWDAWGVEHTPGRGLSEVVRPGAHMRQEHFPGLPSSGMTVTYARDDALAHEDRAFLTWEHPMVRGAMEMLTTSELGSAALLLCRHPDYRTGTVFLELLYVIECLAPRDLEADRYLPLGPLRLLLDAQGEDRAAELPPEQLRGQDLAQNRKLVETVLRSQGKRLRALFQLGEELAGLRSRERVGEALSRMRRELDAELERLSALAEVNANVREDELEQLRARRERLAVHLGDARLRLDAARLVVMG; this is encoded by the coding sequence GTGCTGCCCGGACAACGCTGGATGAGCGAGGCCGAGCCCGACCTGGGGCTGGGGATGGTAATCGAGGCGGACGCCCGCCGGGTGCGGGTGTTGTTCCCGGCCACGGGCGAGGAGCGGGTCTATGCGCGTGAAAGCGCGCCGCTGGCGCGGGTGCGCCTGTCCGAGGGCGAGACCCTGGTGACCGGCGAGGGCAACCGGCTGGGCATTGTGGCGGTGAGTGAGCGTGGGGGCTTGCTGGTGTACCGCTGCGAGGACGATGCCGGGCAGGTTCTGGAGGTTCCGGAACAGCAGATCGATGCGCGCATGCGCCTGAACCGGCCTCAGGACCGCCTGTTGTCCGGGCGTCTGGATGCGGATACCTGGTTCGACCTGCGCCGGCGCACCTGGGAACGGATGGAGGCGGCCTGGCGCTCGCCGGTGTTCGGACTGGTCGGTCCCCGGGTGGTGCCGATTCCACACCAGTTGTACATCGCGCACGAGGTCGCCGGCCGTCCCGCACCGCGCGTGTTGCTGGCCGACGAGGTCGGACTGGGCAAGACCATCGAGGCCGGCTTGATCTTGCATCGCCTGCTGCTGGGCGGGCGCGCGCAGCGGGTGCTGGTGGTGGTGCCCGAGGCCCTGTTGCATCAGTGGCTGGTGGAGATGCTGCGGCGCTTCAACCTGCGTTTCGCCTTGTTCGATGGTGAGCGCTTTGCTGCCGGCGACAGCGCCAATCCCTTTCTCGACGAGCAGCGGGTGCTGTGCAGCCTGGAGTTCCTGGTGAGCGCGCCCGAGGTGGCGCGTGCCGCCCTGGCCGGCGAATGGGACCTGCTGGTGGTGGACGAGGCCCATCACCTGCACTGGTCGCCCGAGGAGAGCAGTCTGGAGTACGAACTGGTCGAGGCGCTGGCTGGTCACACGCCGGGCGTGCTGCTGCTCACCGCTACGCCCGAGCAGTTGGGCCGCGCCGGGCATTTCGCGCGCCTGCTCGATGGCGAGGCGCTGGATGCGGCGGACCGGGCGCTGCTGGCCGAGACGTTGGGTGAGGTCGATGACCTGGCGCCCGAGGTGCTGGTGCGCCGTCTGCTCGACCGGCACGGCACCGGCCGGGTGTTGTTCCGCAATACCCGGCAGGCGATCCGCGGTTTTCCGGGACGGCAGCCCCGGGGCTATCCTTTGCCGCTGCCGGCGGACTACCGCAAGGTGGCGCACGAGCCGGCGCCCGAGGTGCATTTCCCGCGCAAGTGGCCGCGCATCGACCCGCGCGTCGATTGGCTGGTGGCGCTGTTACGCGAACTCAGGCCCGAAAAGGTGCTGGTGATCTGCGCGCAGGCCGCCACCGTGGTGCGGCTGCGCGACTGGCTGTTCGAGACCGAGGGCCTGCACGTGGCGGTGTTTCACGAGGGCATGGAGATCGTCGAGCGTGACCGCGCAGCGGCGTGGTTCGCCGACCCGGAGGAGGGATGCCAGGCGCTGATCTGCTCGGAGATCGGCTCGGAAGGACGCAACTTCCAGTTCGCGCATCACCTGGTGTTGTTCGACCTGCCACTGGAGGCCGAGCTGCTGGAGCAGCGTATCGGCCGGCTGGACCGCATCGGTCAGGCCGAGACCATCCGTATTCACGTGCCTTACATGGAAGGTTCGGCGGGCGAGGTGCTGTACCGCTGGTATCACCTGGGGCTGGGAGCGCTCGAGGCGACCTGTCCGGCCGCTGGCGCGGTGCAGGAGGCGCTGGCGGCGCCCTTGCGCGAGGCATTGTGCGAGCCGTCGAGGACCGATGCCCTGGTGCGTGAGGCGCAGGTCCTGGTCGAGCGCCTCAGCCGCGAACTCGAGGCCGGGCGTGACCGCCTGCTGGAGCTGCATTCGCATCGTCCCGAGGTCTCGGCGGCGTTGGTCGAGGCCGTGCGCGCACAGGACGGTGATCCGGATCTGCCAGCCTGGTTGCACGACTTCTGGGATGCCTGGGGCGTCGAGCATACCCCGGGGCGCGGCCTGTCCGAGGTGGTGCGACCGGGCGCCCACATGCGCCAGGAGCACTTTCCCGGGTTGCCGTCATCGGGGATGACGGTCACCTATGCGCGTGACGATGCGCTGGCGCACGAGGATCGTGCCTTTCTCACCTGGGAACACCCCATGGTGCGCGGGGCCATGGAAATGCTGACCACCAGCGAGCTGGGCAGCGCGGCGCTCCTTTTGTGCCGGCACCCGGATTACCGCACCGGTACGGTATTTCTCGAGCTGCTGTACGTGATCGAGTGCCTGGCACCGCGAGACCTGGAAGCCGACCGTTACCTGCCGCTTGGGCCGCTGCGTTTGTTGCTCGATGCGCAGGGCGAAGACCGCGCTGCCGAGTTGCCGCCGGAGCAGCTGAGGGGACAGGACCTGGCGCAGAACCGCAAACTGGTGGAAACGGTTCTGCGCTCCCAGGGTAAGCGCCTGCGTGCTCTGTTTCAGCTTGGAGAGGAACTGGCCGGCCTGCGATCACGCGAACGGGTGGGCGAGGCGCTCTCGCGCATGCGCCGCGAGCTGGACGCCGAGTTGGAACGCCTGTCTGCGCTGGCGGAGGTCAATGCCAATGTGCGGGAGGACGAACTCGAACAACTGCGCGCGCGGCGCGAGCGCCTGGCGGTCCACCTGGGCGACGCCCGGCTGCGCCTGGACGCCGCCCGTCTGGTGGTGATGGGCTGA
- the bamB gene encoding outer membrane protein assembly factor BamB encodes MTVTHVMRRALLLGVWVFLGGCSSIGDWLAPAEIDPPASLQDITEKVQLKARWQTDIGSGAGDLRLHLVPHYANGRLYVADADGRVMALDADTGRTLWSVDLEAPLSGGPGAAEGLVVVGTLDAEVIALSAADGSLKWRTGVSSEVLSTPVVALDRVVVRTIDGKVQGLDAATGEERWRYEREIPVLTLRGTADPVVSGDHVLCGMAGGKLVNLDIRTGDVRWEATVTVPRGRSELERLADIDGNPLVIDGLIYVATYQGEVAAIEESSGSVLWRRKFSSYSGMAADRYNVYASDASGFVWALDADNGAARWRQEALKNRQLSDVAVLGDVVIVGDFEGYVHLLSTEDGALVGRGRVGSDPITRGVLVADGRLFVMGDGGELAALQLVPVP; translated from the coding sequence GTGACCGTGACCCACGTGATGCGTCGGGCCTTGCTGCTGGGGGTCTGGGTGTTCCTGGGGGGCTGTTCCTCGATCGGCGACTGGCTCGCGCCTGCCGAGATCGATCCGCCCGCGTCGTTGCAGGATATCACCGAGAAGGTGCAGCTCAAGGCGCGCTGGCAGACCGACATCGGCAGCGGTGCCGGCGATCTTCGCCTGCACCTGGTGCCGCATTATGCGAACGGGCGCCTCTATGTGGCCGATGCCGACGGGCGGGTGATGGCGCTGGATGCCGATACCGGGCGCACGCTCTGGTCGGTAGACCTGGAGGCGCCCTTGTCTGGTGGGCCCGGTGCTGCCGAGGGGCTGGTGGTGGTCGGCACCCTGGATGCGGAGGTCATTGCCCTGTCGGCTGCCGACGGCAGCCTGAAATGGCGGACGGGCGTCAGCAGCGAGGTGCTGTCCACGCCAGTCGTGGCCCTGGACCGGGTGGTAGTGCGCACCATCGACGGCAAGGTGCAGGGGCTGGATGCGGCCACCGGCGAGGAACGCTGGCGCTACGAGCGCGAGATCCCGGTGCTGACCTTGCGCGGTACGGCTGACCCGGTGGTCAGTGGCGACCACGTGCTCTGTGGTATGGCCGGCGGCAAGCTGGTGAACCTGGATATCCGCACCGGCGATGTGCGCTGGGAGGCGACCGTCACCGTGCCGCGCGGCCGTTCCGAGCTTGAACGCCTGGCGGACATCGACGGTAACCCGCTGGTGATCGACGGCCTGATCTATGTGGCGACCTACCAGGGCGAGGTGGCGGCTATCGAGGAGTCCTCGGGCAGCGTACTCTGGCGGCGCAAGTTCTCTTCGTACAGTGGTATGGCGGCCGACCGTTACAACGTCTATGCCAGTGACGCCAGTGGCTTCGTCTGGGCGCTGGACGCCGACAACGGCGCGGCGCGTTGGCGCCAGGAGGCGCTGAAGAACCGCCAGCTGTCCGACGTGGCCGTGCTGGGTGATGTGGTCATCGTCGGCGACTTCGAGGGCTACGTACACCTGCTGTCCACCGAAGACGGCGCCCTGGTGGGACGTGGCCGCGTCGGCAGTGACCCCATCACGCGCGGCGTACTGGTGGCCGACGGCAGGCTCTTCGTGATGGGCGACGGTGGCGAGCTGGCCGCCCTGCAACTGGTGCCGGTGCCCTGA
- the rdgC gene encoding recombination-associated protein RdgC has translation MWFRNLSLYRLGGEFESDPVRLHEQLQAQGFQPCGGLDTYREGWTAPLGKHGEQLVHAANGRLMLCLRREERILPAAVVREALDEKVEQIETAEARPVGRKERTKLRDEIVIDLLPRAFTRSQLTFGYIDPAASWIVIDTATPKRAEAFLNLLRESLGSLKVRPLTVNHSPALSMTRWLEGGLPEQFTPGDECELREPVENGAVIRVRRLDLAGEEVRTHLDAGMQVTRLAMEWAERVRCVIGDDLTIRRLRFTDLVMDEAADIAADDAVARFDADFALMAGELSQFIPALTRVFGGIEEG, from the coding sequence ATGTGGTTCCGCAACCTTTCGCTCTACCGCCTCGGCGGTGAATTCGAATCCGACCCTGTCCGCCTGCACGAACAGCTACAGGCACAAGGCTTCCAGCCCTGCGGTGGGCTGGACACCTATCGCGAGGGCTGGACAGCCCCCCTCGGGAAACATGGCGAGCAGCTGGTGCATGCGGCCAACGGGCGGCTGATGCTGTGTCTTCGGCGCGAGGAGCGCATCCTGCCGGCGGCCGTGGTCCGCGAGGCGCTCGACGAGAAGGTGGAACAGATCGAAACTGCCGAGGCACGCCCGGTGGGACGCAAGGAGCGCACCAAGCTGCGTGACGAGATCGTGATCGATCTGCTCCCGCGCGCCTTCACCCGTTCGCAACTCACCTTTGGTTACATCGACCCCGCGGCCAGCTGGATCGTCATCGACACCGCCACGCCGAAGCGTGCCGAGGCCTTTCTGAACCTGTTGCGTGAAAGTCTTGGTTCACTGAAGGTACGCCCGCTGACGGTCAACCACTCCCCTGCCCTGTCGATGACCCGCTGGCTGGAAGGTGGGCTGCCCGAACAGTTCACACCGGGCGACGAGTGCGAACTGCGCGAACCGGTAGAAAACGGAGCAGTGATCCGCGTGCGCCGGCTGGACCTTGCGGGCGAAGAGGTGCGTACGCATCTCGATGCCGGCATGCAGGTCACCCGCCTGGCCATGGAATGGGCGGAACGGGTGCGTTGCGTGATCGGCGACGACTTGACCATCCGGCGCCTGCGCTTCACCGATCTCGTCATGGACGAGGCTGCCGACATTGCCGCCGACGACGCCGTAGCCCGCTTCGACGCGGATTTCGCCTTGATGGCCGGCGAACTGTCGCAGTTCATTCCCGCATTGACCCGGGTGTTTGGCGGTATCGAAGAAGGATGA
- the der gene encoding ribosome biogenesis GTPase Der, translated as MLPVIALVGRPNVGKSTLFNRLTRSRDALVADQPGLTRDRQYGVGKLGDRPYLVVDTGGISGDRDGIDGLMEQQVQAAIGEADHLIFLVDARDGLTAGDEIIVERLRRIGKPVTLAVNKIDGLDQDTVASEFHALGLGDPHPVAAAHGRGVRSLINGVLRTLPEVAEHAADDELLPGQRAGVQIAVVGRPNVGKSTLINRLLGEERVVAFDRPGTTRDSIFIPFEHDGRPYTLIDTAGVRRRARIDEAIEKFSVIKTLQAIEQANVVLLVLDAHQGIAEQDATLAGHVLDSGRALVVVINKWDGLDPDQRERIKAEMQRRLPFLGFADWRFVSALHGSGVGHLIEAVDAAYRAATRDLPTPELTRVLEAAVSEHQPPLVRGRRIKLRYAHQGGKNPPVIVVHGNQVDKVPAAYRRYLVNRFREAFDLHGTPLRIEFKAGKNPYEGKRNKLTARQVSKRRRLMKHVKRR; from the coding sequence ATGTTGCCCGTCATCGCCCTGGTGGGGCGGCCCAATGTCGGCAAGTCTACCCTGTTCAATCGGCTCACCCGTAGCCGGGACGCGCTGGTGGCCGACCAGCCTGGGCTGACCCGCGACCGCCAGTATGGCGTCGGCAAGCTGGGGGATCGCCCCTACCTGGTGGTCGACACCGGCGGCATCAGCGGTGACCGCGACGGTATCGACGGGCTCATGGAGCAACAGGTGCAGGCGGCCATCGGCGAGGCCGATCACCTGATCTTCCTGGTCGATGCGCGTGACGGTCTCACCGCGGGTGATGAAATCATCGTCGAGCGCCTGCGCCGCATCGGCAAGCCGGTGACGCTCGCCGTGAACAAGATCGATGGCCTGGACCAGGATACGGTGGCCAGCGAGTTTCACGCCCTGGGGCTGGGTGACCCGCACCCTGTCGCCGCGGCGCACGGTCGTGGCGTGCGTTCGCTGATCAATGGCGTCTTGCGCACCCTGCCGGAAGTTGCGGAACACGCGGCGGACGACGAACTCCTGCCAGGGCAGCGAGCCGGCGTGCAGATCGCCGTGGTGGGCCGGCCGAACGTCGGCAAGTCCACGCTGATCAACCGCCTGCTCGGCGAGGAGCGGGTCGTCGCCTTCGACCGGCCGGGTACCACGCGCGACTCCATCTTCATCCCCTTCGAGCATGACGGCCGACCCTACACCCTGATCGACACCGCCGGTGTGCGGCGCCGTGCACGCATCGACGAGGCTATCGAGAAGTTCAGCGTCATCAAGACGCTCCAGGCTATCGAGCAGGCCAACGTGGTGCTGCTGGTGCTCGATGCCCACCAGGGCATCGCCGAACAGGACGCCACGCTCGCCGGCCACGTGCTCGATTCCGGACGCGCCCTGGTGGTGGTGATCAACAAGTGGGACGGTCTCGACCCGGATCAGCGCGAACGCATCAAGGCCGAGATGCAGCGTCGGCTGCCGTTTCTCGGCTTTGCCGACTGGCGCTTCGTCTCGGCATTGCACGGCAGCGGTGTGGGTCACCTGATCGAGGCGGTCGATGCCGCTTATCGCGCGGCCACCCGCGACCTCCCGACCCCGGAGCTGACCCGGGTTCTGGAAGCGGCTGTGAGCGAACACCAGCCACCGCTGGTGCGCGGTCGGCGCATCAAGCTGCGCTACGCCCACCAGGGCGGCAAGAACCCGCCCGTCATCGTGGTGCATGGCAACCAGGTGGACAAGGTGCCGGCGGCCTACCGGCGCTACCTGGTCAACCGCTTTCGCGAGGCCTTCGACCTGCATGGCACGCCCTTGCGCATCGAGTTCAAGGCCGGCAAGAACCCCTACGAGGGCAAGCGCAACAAGCTCACTGCGCGCCAGGTGAGCAAGCGCCGGCGGTTGATGAAGCACGTCAAGCGCCGCTGA